The following nucleotide sequence is from Paracrocinitomix mangrovi.
AGTTCCAAACTCTTCTCATATCATTGTGCACCATTATCACAGTTGGAAAGAAGAATAAAATAAAGAATGTACCGAAAATCAAACCAAATGCAATACTAACTGCCATTGGTATCAAGAACTGTGCTTGAAAAGAAGTTTCTGTAATAAGCGGAAGTAATCCAGCCACTGTAGTTACAGAAGTAAGTAAAATTGGTCTAAATCTGGATTTTGCAGCATCAACTACTGCTTCTCTCACTCCCATTCCTTCAAGAATATTCCTGTTATAAGTATCTAAGAAAACTATTGAGTCATTTATCAAGATTCCGATTAAGGCGATCATTCCGAATGCACTTAAAATAGATACCGGCATCCCAACAATTGAATGGCCCAAAATTCCTCCAGCAACACCGGCAGGAACGACAATCAGGATTAATAAAGCCTGCCAAACAGATGAAAAGTTCAATGACATTATCAATATCATTACAATGAACAATATTGCCACATTTATTTTCATTGAAGTCAAAGCTTTTTCACTTCTCTCCCCCTGTCCTCTTTGAATCACATCTACACCTGGAAACTCCTGATTAATTTTAGGCACAACTTCTTTCACAATCTTACCATTAACCTCCCCTACTTTAGTTGGATCGTCTACACTCGCGTCTACAACAATTTCTCTTCTTCCATCTCTCCTTTTTAAACTTACAGGTCCTCTTTCAATATGGTAAGTTGCCAGTTCGGTCAGCAATATCTGCTTGCCATCTGCAGACTTAATACGGATATTCTTCAGGTCTTGCTGATTCTCTCTGTCTTCTTCAGCATATCGCACCCACACCTTTACTTCATCCGTACCAATAATAACTCTTTGAGCTTCTTGACCAAACACACCTTGCCTAACTTGTTTTGTCACCTCAAAAATTCCCATTCCGTAAAAATCGGCTTCAGGCTTCATTTCCAAATTAATTTCCTTTCTTCCCAAAGGTTCATTATCCTTAAGGTTACTTACTAAAGGTAATTCAGCTAAATATTCCTTAAATCGATCTTTGGCAGCTCTAATTTGTACATCATCATTTCCTGTAAACGAATACTCAATTGGTTTTCCGAAGTTATTGAAGCCATTTCCAATAAAAAAGTTGGTCGCAATCTGCGTATTTTCAATTTCATGGACCTTTACCTTTATTCTTTCAATCAATGAATCTACCGGAGTCTTTTTTCCTTCTCCTTCAATGGTCATATTAAAAGTTCCAGTATGAAAACCGGATTCACCAATATTTCTGGCACTTCCAAGTATGATTGAATAATCTGATAAAAGTGTATCACCTGTTGCCTGAGCTAATTCCATATTAGCTTCGTTCACCTTGTTTTCCGCTTCCAATAACCAGGTCTTTGTAATCTCTTTACCTGTACCTTGCTCAAAAGAAATTTCCATTGAAATTCTATCCGGCTTTATTTCCGGGAAGAAAGTGTAATTAATCATTCCCTTCACACTGAAAATGATAACGAAAATGGTAAACACTAATGGCAACAATACATAAAGTCTGTACCTACCCAATACAAAATCGAGCACGTCCATAAAAACTTTATCCTTCACATAATTAATCGCCGCAGTTATTTTGTCACGAATTTTAAATCTCAATGTACCCGGAGTAGTTTTGGATAATACTGACTTACTTGCCAAGTGAACAGGCAAGACAACAAATGCTTCAATTAAAGAAAATGATAGTGCCAATATTACTACAATTGGCATCTCACGCATCATTTCCATTCTATCTACAAATAGTAAAATTGAAAAGGCAGCAATCGTTGTTAAAACAGAGGTAAATACAGAAGGAATCACCTCCATTGTACCGTCCAACGCAGCTTTAAATGGCCCTTTTCCTCTTTCAAAATGTGAGTAAATATTCTCCGCAATTACAAT
It contains:
- a CDS encoding efflux RND transporter permease subunit, translated to MRNIVQFFIKNHIWANALIIVTLMFGAYSLIKMNKSFFPELDPRTILVNVVYPGASPQEMEDGVTIKIEQALRGIDGVDYMSSTSSENLASITIKGLENADMDEMYKDVENAVNSINSFPDGAEKPVIQKLKSNPMSELVATLSLKGNDDLMILKKEADKIENDLYASGLISIIELNGFPELELVIDVRENDLLKYGILIDEISLAIQKNNQDLTGGILRNNEEELVIRSRERTTDPREIEKIVLRTSPEGNKITIGDVADARLAFSENSVEVFSQGTPAISVDVKKTPDQDLGAITEFLKEYIEDYNKNNDKAELYMQYEYNASLQDRINLLTSNGVVGLVLVLIVLGLFLSTKLSMWVAFGIPFSFLGMFIIASALGLTINMISLFGMILVVGILVDDGIVIAENIYSHFERGKGPFKAALDGTMEVIPSVFTSVLTTIAAFSILLFVDRMEMMREMPIVVILALSFSLIEAFVVLPVHLASKSVLSKTTPGTLRFKIRDKITAAINYVKDKVFMDVLDFVLGRYRLYVLLPLVFTIFVIIFSVKGMINYTFFPEIKPDRISMEISFEQGTGKEITKTWLLEAENKVNEANMELAQATGDTLLSDYSIILGSARNIGESGFHTGTFNMTIEGEGKKTPVDSLIERIKVKVHEIENTQIATNFFIGNGFNNFGKPIEYSFTGNDDVQIRAAKDRFKEYLAELPLVSNLKDNEPLGRKEINLEMKPEADFYGMGIFEVTKQVRQGVFGQEAQRVIIGTDEVKVWVRYAEEDRENQQDLKNIRIKSADGKQILLTELATYHIERGPVSLKRRDGRREIVVDASVDDPTKVGEVNGKIVKEVVPKINQEFPGVDVIQRGQGERSEKALTSMKINVAILFIVMILIMSLNFSSVWQALLILIVVPAGVAGGILGHSIVGMPVSILSAFGMIALIGILINDSIVFLDTYNRNILEGMGVREAVVDAAKSRFRPILLTSVTTVAGLLPLITETSFQAQFLIPMAVSIAFGLIFGTFFILFFFPTVIMVHNDMRRVWNFVLNDKEVFKNDQTRLEEASGVAKSIPRILLLVATQFLYLIALFLMPILVFFPKMVFNHIIKLIWGNKNIGPGRELEPVLLNKKHQAEKEQE